From the Rhinoderma darwinii isolate aRhiDar2 chromosome 12, aRhiDar2.hap1, whole genome shotgun sequence genome, one window contains:
- the LOC142664393 gene encoding embryonic protein UVS.2-like yields the protein MSTVYGNDGNSQVKYSDVSIILIDCESYSKRMFDCHSIQAPAYCGDCRKNESHDFVDIFSKIAEGNKDSNLTMHEGDIILKRGRNAISCIECLWPKSLGTVNVPYVLSSVYDFQQKNLFNTAMQEFETLTCVRFVPRTSETDYVNIVSTNGCASYIGRIGGAQLLYLSVDTCMLRGIIQHELSHSIGFFHEHSRSDRDSYVTIMTANIAPENLINFQKYSTNNLGLEYDYASVMHYARNAFSISPALDTIVPKPNPNVPIGQRYGLSLLDVSKINKLYNCNLCANLLNDMTGTFTSANYPSVYPNKANCVWLIRTPAGQVALQFASFDLQLSSSCTFDYLKIYDGPSKSSPVLMERTCGTGLVPLMVSSSNQMLVEFVSDAAIAGTGFKATYTAIQCGGAYYAASKTFSSPGYPVSYYSSLDCGWIITAPVGYKITLTIKDFAIESEPSCGYDYLAVFNGPYITSPLIGKYCSLTPPPLVSTGNVMLIRFHSDDTVQLRGFQATYTLVVSIKDLPY from the exons GAAAGAACGAATCCCATGACTTTGTGGATATCTTCAGCAAAATAGCTGAAGGAAACAaag ATAGCAACCTTACAATGCATGAAGGTGACATTATCTTAAAAAGAGGACGCAATGCTATCTCCTGCATAGAGTGCCTCTGGCCTAAGTCACTTGGAACCGTCAATGTGCCTTACGTCCTTTCATCTGTCTACG ACTTTCAACAGAAGAATTTGTTTAACACCGCCATGCAGGAATTTGAAACTTTGACTTGTGTTCGGTTCGTTCCAAGGACATCAGAAACAGATTACGTTAACATTGTATCCACAAATGG TTGCGCATCCTACATTGGAAGAATCGGAGGTGCTCAGCTGCTGTATTTGTCAGTAGATACCTGCATGCTCAGAGGGATCATACAACATGAGTTGAGCCATTCTATTGGGTTTTTTCATGAACACTCTCGAAGTGACCGTGATAGCTATGTTACAATTATGACCGCAAATATTGCACCAG AAAATCTGATCAATTTCCAAAAGTATAGCACCAACAATTTGGGATTGGAATATGATTATGCCTCAGTGATGCATTATGCCAG GAATGCATTCAGTATTTCTCCAGCACTAGACACCATCGTACCCAAACCTAATCCAAATGTGCCCATAGGACAACGATATGGGCTAAGTCTTCTTGATGTGTCTAAAATTAACAAGTTATATAATTGCA ATCTTTGTGCTAATTTGCTTAATGATATGACTGGGACTTTCACATCAGCCAACTACCCTTCAGTATATCCTAATAAAGCCAATTGTGTCTGGCTGATCAGAACCCCAGCTGGGCAG GTGGCACTTCAGTTTGCATCCTTTGACCTTCAACTTTCGAGTTCATGTACTTTTGACTACCTGAAAATTTATGATGGTCCCAGTAAATCTTCCCCAGTCCTAATGGAAAGGACTTGTGGGACAGGACTGGTTCCTCTGATGGTATCTTCAAGCAATCAGATGCTGGTGGAGTTTGTTAGCGATGCAGCCATTGCTGGGACTGGGTTTAAAGCTACGTACACTGCTA TACAATGTGGGGGAGCATATTATGCCGCATCAAAGACATTTTCCTCTCCTGGGTATCCTGTCAGCTACTACTCAAGTCTAGACTGTGGCTGGATAATCACAGCTCCTGTTGGATACAAG attacTCTAACTATAAAAGACTTTGCCATTGAATCGGAGCCTAGCTGCGGTTATGACTACCTGGCCGTTTTTAATGGACCTTACATCACCTCTCCACTGATAGGAAAATACTGTTCTCTGACCCCTCCTCCTCTGGTGTCCACTGGCAATGTCATGTTGATCAGATTCCACAGTGATGATACTGTTCAGCTGAGGGGTTTCCAGGCCACATACACACTAGTTGTGAGTATTAAAGACTTACCATATTAA